One segment of Primulina tabacum isolate GXHZ01 chromosome 14, ASM2559414v2, whole genome shotgun sequence DNA contains the following:
- the LOC142525147 gene encoding protein REVEILLE 6-like, with protein MSSLSTNPPDCFDLYPAVMALPNLGSFSSPAVSNAICSPDDPNKKIRKPYTITKSRESWTEPEHDKFLEALHLFDRDWKKIEAFVGSKTVIQIRSHAQKYFLKVQKSGTNEHLPPPRPKRKAAHPYPQKASKTVTQAVSAFQASPAVPDPGFGRRPDSSSLFKHPDAAVLNHNWTDNSAHATNLSPASRDDVKFAAQSLPSNYYCSSNESTPRTRPTVLPDFAQVYSFIGSVFDPNATDQLQKLKKLDPIDIETVLLLMRNLSINLASPDFENHRRLLSSYEIDAEKDSAYDVIYHILGSESEDAT; from the exons ATGTCATCGCTGAGCACAAACCCACCAGATTGCTTCGACTTGTATCCGGCGGTGATGGCCTTGCCGAATCTCGGCTCTTTTTCTTCTCCCGCTGTCTCCAATGCCATTTGTTCCCCAGACGACCCGAATAAGAAGATCCGAAAGCCCTACACCATCACCAAGTCGCGCGAGAGCTGGACGGAGCCGGAGCACGACAAGTTTCTCGAGGCACTACACCT TTTTGATCGTGATTGGAAGAAGATTGAAGCATTTGTGGGATCAAAGACTGTCATTCAG ATTCGTAGCCATGCGCAGAAATATTTTCTGAAAGTTCAAAAGAGTGGAACAAATGAACATTTGCCTCCACCTCGGCCAAAAAGGAAAGCTGCTCATCCCTATCCGCAAAAAGCATCTAAAACTG TCACACAAGCAGTATCAGCTTTCCAAGCATCCCCTGCAGTTCCTGATCCTGGATTTGGAAGGAGGCCTGATTCTTCATCATTGTTCAAGCACCCTGATGCTGCGGTGCTCAATCATAACTGGACAGACAATTCTGCGCACGCTACTAATTTGTCACCTGCAAGCAGAG ATGATGTAAAATTTGCAGCCCAGTCACTACCCAGTAATTACTATTGCAGCAGTAATGAGAGCACTCCACGTACAAGGCCAACAG TTCTTCCTGATTTCGCTCAAGTTTACAGCTTTATAGGAAGTGTCTTTGATCCAAATGCGACGGACCAATTGCAGAAATTGAAGAAATTGGACCCAATTGATATTGAAACA GTGTTATTGTTGATGAGAAATCTATCCATCAATCTGGCCAGTCCTGATTTCGAGAATCAT AGAAGGTTACTTTCATCGTACGAGATCGACGCTGAGAAAGATAGTGCTTATGATGTAATTTATCACATCCTTGGTAGTGAATCCGAggatgcaacctaa